The Zingiber officinale cultivar Zhangliang chromosome 10A, Zo_v1.1, whole genome shotgun sequence genome contains a region encoding:
- the LOC122027231 gene encoding putative HVA22-like protein g gives MLIENLTRLLVILFGYAYPAFDCFNMLEQHPGHTRQLQFWCKYWIIVAILTVIEMLGDFLLPMFPMYNQTKLAFLVYLWHPKTEGADAVYDTFMRPLLMQYEPDIEERFRNLRLKFGRVLIYYLKNFTEKGPILFMEVLRYVVSKASSSTEANKSVSSRSRWSFTNKTEETSTKKKREENISIKKKKEENISMKKKEENISMKKKEETIPKSQEKQGLERLEEIAEILLATSNEKHRRT, from the exons ATGTTGATCGAGAACTTAACCAGACTCCTCGT GATCTTGTTTGGATATGCTTACCCTGCTTTTGATTGCTTCAATATGCTAGAGCAACATCCAGGCCACACCAGGCAGCTTCAATTCTGGTGCAAGTACTG GATCATTGTGGCGATACTGACTGTGATCGAGATGCTTGGAGATTTTCTTCTTCCAAT GTTTCCAATGTACAACCAAACCAAACTCGCATTCTTGGTCTATTTATGGCATCCGAAAACAGAG GGAGCTGATGCTGTGTATGATACATTCATGCGGCCATTGTTGATGCAGTATGAGCCTGATATTGAAGAGAGGTTCAGAAACCTGAGGCTCAAATTTGGACGGGTACTCATCTACTATCTCAAGAACTTCACTGAGAAAGGGCCGATTTTGTTTATGGAAGTTCTTCGCTATGTCGTTTCTAAGGCATCAAGCAGCACTGAG GCAAATAAAAGTGTATCGTCAAGGAGCCGTTGGTCATTCACTAACAAAACAGAGGAGACatctaccaagaagaagagagaggagaacatatccatcaagaagaagaaagaggagaaCATATCCATGAAGAAGAAAGAGGAGAACATATCCATGAAGAAGAAAGAGGAGACAATCCCGAAGAGTCAGGAGAAACAAGGATTGGAGAGACTAGAGGAGATTGCTGAGATCCTACTTGCCACTAGCAATGAAAAGCATCGCCGAACATAA